In Plasmodium gaboni strain SY75 chromosome 14, whole genome shotgun sequence, one genomic interval encodes:
- a CDS encoding hypothetical protein (conserved Plasmodium protein, unknown function) codes for MQEINKDKSVDKVESLETQNKKDDGKESFKSIDLSIKEFQKSFKLLNDNFNIKDLEKVLTPIEYAEYNSFLAYSICSIFYSYLKISGDFLTNHPIKNELKNVQALMKEIKEKSKTNVEEKRSLTINKEASKRIIENTVSYNKHIKKSKS; via the coding sequence ATGCaagaaattaataaagataaaagTGTTGATAAAGTAGAAAGTTTAGAAACGCAAAACAAAAAAGATGATGGTAAAGAATCATTCAAAAGTATAGACCTCTCTATTAAGGAGTTTCAAAAAAGTttcaaattattaaatgacaactttaatataaaagatttAGAAAAAGTATTAACTCCTATTGAATATGCAGAATATAATTCCTTTCTTGCGTATTCTATTTGttctattttttattcttatttaaAGATATCTGGTGATTTCTTAACTAATCACCCTATTAAAAATGAGTTAAAAAATGTACAAGCTTTAATgaaagaaataaaagaaaaatcCAAAACAAATGTGGAAGAAAAAAGATCATTAACTATTAATAAAGAAGCATCCAAGAGAATTATTGAGAATACGGTTTcttataataaacatataaaaaagagCAAAAGTTGA
- a CDS encoding putative RNA-binding protein, whose amino-acid sequence MTDIQIQNQTSNFNTSKKEFENRFDDKALRNLCVKNIPKETKENELFEIFQPFGLIESIKLKVNKNVGPYAIYAHVLFSTPEEAKRCLKQMNGKILNGRALRIDYKRKKNPGDNPENNNFNNYNNNKFHRKINRTNQFHNNRYNNNNNNNNKRNIRNTNDGLMNDDINSQYDSENSNLIDYEQMNKRPRIGNMNDIKSGNINSSLELNRLIKDYSEKKMLNQLPNDHTINEAEEIIQTLLNNMMNNKPARIKLYLCDHLRTCAKHVFNRPSIYTSNNNGMETSKNQNIYQNNNNNNNEPILYNSSDKINNNDMSLKNQDMFSSPQEKNIHNNKPIITGNNNEYIWKGILSMKNKENLNIIGHALQGNVNIFLNGHITNIVISHRKRMKSIPQMEAIYYFEIENKQDENIFSSYKNYFNTKDRVGLVSTNENWHLYIIFPGSPIFNQFCNNNNLNNIFIGIVCYNPQVVDKKNPLTFSGQNMDTLNNYNQADFSGNNNIMKGGQDLYNNPNNPSFQINSLNINEKQNNNINNFNVAEISNFNNQNKNHTNSQYEQNAREEKNSTYNSMSDNTKEENKSDVPNWLNQFSSLAAYLVKK is encoded by the exons atgaCCGATATACAAATACAAAATCAAACTAGTAATTTTAATACTAGTAAAAAAGAATTTGAGAATAGATTTGATGATAAAGCGTTAAGAAACTTATGTGTAAAAAACATACCCAAAGAGACAAAAGAAAATGAGTTGTTTGAAATATTTCAACCATTTGGTTTAATAGAAAGTATAAAGCTTaaagtaaataaaaatgttgGACCATATGCCATATATGCTCATGTTCTTTTTAGTACTCCTGAGGAGGCTAAAAGGTGTCTAAAACAAATGAACGGGAAAATTTTAA ATGGAAGGGCTTTACGAATAGATtataaaaggaaaaaaaatcCAGGAGATAATCCTgagaataataatttcaacaactacaataataataagtTCCATAGGAAAATAAATAGAACTAACCAATTCCATAATAATcgatataataataataataataataataataagagAAATATTAGAAATACAAAT GATGGTTTAATGaatgatgatattaataGTCAATATGATTCAGAAAATAGTAACCTTATAGATTATGAG CAAATGAACAAGAGACCTAGGATTGGAAATATGAACGACATTAAAAGtggaaatataaattcCAGTCTTGAGTTAAATAGATTAATAAAAGATTATTCtgagaaaaaaatgttaaaCCAGTTACCTAACGACCATACAATAAATGAAGCTGAAGAAATTATACAAacattattaaataatatgatgaataataaaccagcaagaataaaattatatttatgtgaTCATTTAAGAACATGTGCAAAACATGTATTTAATAGGCCTTCAATATATAcaagtaataataatggaATGGAAACAAGtaaaaatcaaaatatatatcaaaataataataataataataatgaaccaatattatataattcatcggacaaaataaataataatgatatgtCATTAAAAAATCAAGATATGTTTTCATCTCCtcaagaaaaaaatatacataataataaaccAATTATAACaggaaataataatgaatatatatggaAAGGTATATTAAGtatgaaaaataaagaaaacTTGAATATTATTGGACATGCATTACAAGgaaatgtaaatatatttttaaatggTCATATTACTAATATTGTAATAAGTCATAGGAAAAGGATGAAAAGTATACCACAAATGGAAGCTATTTATTATTTCgaaattgaaaataaacaagatgaaaatatttttagttcttataaaaattattttaatacTAAAGATAGAGTTGGATTAGTATCAACAAATGAAAATTGgcatttatatataatatttccAGGAAGTCCTATATTTAATCAATTctgtaataataataatttaaataatatatttataggTATTGTATGTTATAATCCTCAAGTAGTAGACAAGAAAAATCCTTTAACTTTTTCTGGGCAAAATATGGAtacattaaataattacaaCCAAGCAg ATTTTTCtggaaataataatataatgaaagGTGGACAGGATCTCTACAATAATCCGAACAACCCATCCTTTCAAATTAATTCcttaaatattaatgagaaacaaaataataatattaataattttaacGTAGCAGAAATATCTAATTTCAATAACCAAAATAAGAACCATACTAATTCTCAATATGAGCAAAATGCAAgggaagaaaaaaattctaCTTATAATTCAATGAGCGATAATAcaaaagaagaaaataaaagcGACGTTCCAAATTGGTTAAATCAATTTAGCTCCTTAGCAGCATATCTTGTCAAAAAGtag
- a CDS encoding hypothetical protein (conserved Plasmodium protein, unknown function) has product MATKIRYSVHTTNKFSVFDSDDNSEEEIENKNLTESPKNEPDIVYEEKIIDNRNEVNKIIEVNDNVASPVIKDYYNKRVNAHYNDRYKYPVTSINEVNENTYRSYRDNYHLRGNNLRNKFTRKRGGGYSNASTNILGGSNFYRGTRNYDYKMNMDRRNYNPSYNYNKFDFREKMYNDYNDNTSKYDSMKRDNIIDYKNKNYEDSSKAGRKYKSVTIDYDLYRRQQEKKLNSNKSAENNDKKKKKNEENNTEKINKATTNVPKKNDTLEEDTKSDHPKRKAINVYQYILEEGGRVDRLPGFRRSYRSFKKVDESNWNNKYDKSKMQIDEKIFKKRDPPNINDTRAFPSLTSK; this is encoded by the exons ATGGCGACCAAAATACGCTATAGCGTCCATACTACTAATAAATTCTCTGTTTTTGATAGTGATGATAATTCAGAAGAAgaaattgaaaataaaaatttaacAGAATCTCCAAAAAATGAACCAGATATAGTTTATGAGGAAAAGATCATTGATAATAGGAATG AAGTTAATAAGATAATCGAAGTAAATGATAATGTTGCTTCTCCAGTTATAAaagattattataacaagAGAGTGAATGCTCATTATAATgatagatataaatatcCAGTGACTAGTATTAATGAAGTGAATGAAAATACGTATAGAAGTTATCGTgataattatcatttaagAGGAAATAATTTAAGGAATAAATTTACAAGAAAAAGGGGTGGCGGATATAGTAACGCTTCGACCAATATTCTTGGAGGTAGTAATTTTTACAGAGGTACTCGAAattatgattataaaatgaatatgGACAGAAGAAACTATAACCCGtcttataattataataaatttgaTTTTAGAGAG AAAATGTATAACGATTATAATGATAACACCAGTAAGTATGATAGCATGAAAAGGGATAATATAATagattataaaaataaaaattatgaagaTAGCAGTAAAGCAGgtagaaaatataaatcagTAACCATAGATTATGATCTCTATAGAAGAcaacaagaaaaaaagtTAAATTCTAATAAAAGTGCAGAGAATAACgataaaaagaaaaagaaaaatgaaGAGAATAATACTGAAAAAATCAATAAAGCTACTACTAATGTAcctaaaaaaaatgatacaTTAGAAGAAGATACAAAATCAGATCACCCAAAAAGAAAAGCTATCAATGtttatcaatatattttagaAGAAGGTGGAAGAGTTGATAGACTTCCAGGTTTTCGTCGAAGTTATAGAAGTTTTAAAAAAGTTGATGAAAGTAATTggaataataaatatgataaatcTAAAATGCAAATtgatgaaaaaatttttaaaaaaagagatcctccaaatataaatgatacAAGAGCTTTTCCATCTTTAACAAGTAAATGA
- a CDS encoding putative membrane protein (conserved Plasmodium membrane protein, unknown function), producing MYIFLYLRYYLFLLFYFIFIVYIYILEKKKKYNMNNYKNYCYDESIKDACIHVKENPSSHDNNNNNIEHTNKSSNDSSTNIISAKKVSTHEQNVQKGTKNYYLHNNNYPNIIKEEGNIFQLACNKFVNFTLHKRCFVFLSLLIGFLLFILVSIPLYETMIDNKLETSFGTFDNSLKYIRNIYPLSFEIKKAGDILTQSSDKLGNNTNHFINIYKKEKTATLMFFTENNNDENHILDYNILKDIFFLLQYFKQINIIIDQKEIYWNDICKKYDTPLSGTKCFVLGLFTISELTNINYNNIEKWNIFFDNIIKEDTNYIKNFFSQAIYFLPNFLYIPNNFLYKIEESQNMNNIINNIYTNIKGLLFVYTFDDNIENELLDNWYSKLNDYIQLINNNKLSHINIKNPDGTIYTHILKYTKLLNVLTINDKQLQYEEQNSILLGFQSNYLFILLSLLFIFFYININLSTFVTYTKKVVLLICVYLLTFFSLSSTFFIYLIFKLYIMRIFLLNYFVLFFLSVLFCCVNIFYYNQYCRPSTKDSQKKKKNNNNNNDNSDNNDNNTYGNTNKHNYHLSYPIKDSHFETSYYHQATYKSLYFNGILTFVLILIYTVGLFCSYTITKWFCLNTIFSLISLYIYYAFFFNNMFCYLFYLKEKTINNDNHPNDEIKVIDHSKMNDDEDKKEMIIFLNAQQKVNNNNLNNLKENNYSFENNGINWNNDMFKNNDIHTNHNKTIYTKKCITNHFDKMDTFKNNPEYKEHKIYNKQKYKEKTFYIFKKISLLLLLILSFLILYLYIFINNKTNFSIFRYMNKNSNVRMFIEKFEGIASHVIEPAYLVLPETFNYEKEDNLINVVKLIEDLKKEKCIYDPIISWITTFEILKNDCRNLNFFDTHYELDNDPEECINYNLKNVGKKKNKLYLEQLRKQFCKNIDISLCDTFDKIIYNWIHYKNDDIYESHMFQIKTSYKENIDQILPQYHTITPHIFYDNYIKMDENYNIRNSRIGAIFHNYPSSYNKNIETIEKINNIIKNSNIENIYFYSETYVLYQQAMKFLKEFKIMFFFYIFIYIISIYIFNKIGVLIIFPFLLFNSLSMLYCTYFFSINTDAITIILLKITTAISLSNYLYSTLYFKETQNGTPHFDNTIKKSLPYLLFLILYLISFSAGDYISNVVRLYILIHVLLYILYSITIFCMHRIMNK from the exons atgtatatatttttatatctaaggtactatttatttttattattttattttatatttattgtttatatatacattttagaaaaaaaaaaaaaatataatatgaataattataaaaattattgtTATGATGAGAGCATAAAAGATGCATGCATCCATGTGAAGGAAAATCCTTCATCacatgataataataataataatatagaacATACTAATAAAAGTTCGAATGATTCATctacaaatataataagtGCTAAAAAAGTGTCAACTCATGAACAAAATGTTCAAAAGGGTActaaaaattattatcttcataataataattaccCAAATATAATTAAGGAAGAAggaaatatttttcaacTTGCATGTAACAAGTTTGTTAATTTCACACTACACAAACgttgttttgtttttttaagtTTATTGATAGGttttttattgtttatattagTAAGTATACCATTGTACGAAACTATGattgataataaattaGAAACATCATTTGGGACCTTTGATAATAgtttaaaatatattagaaatatttatcCTCTATCatttgaaataaaaaaagcAGGTGATATCTTAACACAATCAAGTGACAAGCTAGGAAACAATACCaatcattttataaacatttataaaaaagagaaaaCAGCTACACTTATGTTTTTTAcagaaaataataatgatgaaaatcACATATTagattataatatattaaaagatatattctttttattacaatattttaaacaaataaatataataatagatcaaaaagaaatatattggaatgatatatgtaaaaaatatgatacTCCCCTTAGTGGTACCAAATGTTTTGTCTTAGGTCTTTTTACAATTAGTGAActtacaaatataaattataataatatagagaaatggaatatattttttgataatataataaaagagGACACCAATTATAtcaaaaattttttttctcaagctatatactttttacctaattttttatatatacctaataattttctatataaaatagaagaatcacaaaatatgaataatataataaataatatatatactaatATAAAAGGTCTCCTTTTCGTTTATACAtttgatgataatatagaaaatgaattattagATAATTGGTATAGTAAAttaaatgattatatacaattaattaataataataaattatctcatattaatattaaaaatcCTGATGGAAcaatatatacacatattttaaaatataccaaattattaaatgtattaaCAATAAATGATAAACAGTTACAATATGAAGAACAAAATTCAATTCTTTTAGGATTTCAAtcaaattatttatttattttactttcattattatttatatttttttatataaatattaacCTATCAACATTTGTAacatatacaaaaaaaGTAGTTTTACTTATATGTGTCTATTTAttaacttttttttctttatcatctacattttttatatacttaatatttaaattgtatataatGCGTATATTCCTCTTGAATTATTTTGTCTTGTTTTTTTTGAGTGTCTTATTTTGTTGTgtcaatattttttattataacCAATATTGTAGGCCATCCACGAAGGAttcacaaaaaaaaaaaaaaaataataacaataataatgataatagtgataataatgataataatacatatgGAAATACTAATAAACATAATTACCATTTATCATATCCCATTAAAGATAGCCATTTTGAAACTTCTTATTACCACCAAGCAACTTATAAATCCTTATATTTTAATGGAATATTAACCTTTGTTttaatattgatatatacAGTAGGCCTATTTTGTAGCTACACAATTACAAAATGGTTTTGCTTAAATACCATATTTTCActtatatctttatatatttattatgccttcttttttaataacatGTTTTGctatttattttatctcaaagaaaaaacaataaataatgaCAATCATCCAAATGATGAAATTAAAGTAATTGATCATTCTAAAATGAATGATGACGAGgataaaaaagaaatgattatttttttgaatgCACAACAAAAggtaaataataataatttgaataatcttaaggaaaataattattcGTTCGAAAATAATGGCATCAATTGGAATAACGAtatgtttaaaaataatgatatacatacaaatcataataaaaccatatatacaaaaaaatgtatCACAAACCATTTTGACAAAATGGATACTTTTAAAAACAACCCTGAATATAAAGAacataaaatttataataaacaaaaatataaagaaaaaactttctacatttttaaaaaaatatcacTATTACTTCTTCTCATCTTATCATTCctaatattatatctatatatatttatcaataataaaacaaattttagtatttttagatatatgaacaaaaaTTCTAATGTCAGAATGTTTATAGAAAAATTTGAAGGTATAGCTAGCCACGTTATCGAACCGGCTTATTTAGTATTGCCTGAAACATTCaattatgaaaaagaagataatttaattaatgttgtaaaattaattgaagatttaaaaaaagaaaaatgtatttatgATCCTATTATATCATGGATAACAACATTTGAGATTCTAAAAAATGATTGTAgaaatttaaatttttttgataCTCACTATGAATTAGATAATGATCCAGAAGAATGcattaattataatttaaaaaatgtagggaaaaaaaaaaataaattatatttagAACAATTAAGAAAACaattttgtaaaaatatagacATATCATTATGTGATACATTTGACAagataatttataattggattcattataaaaatgatgatatatatgaaagTCATATGtttcaaataaaaacatCTTATAAGGAAAATATTGATCAGATTCTTCCTCAATATCATACAATAACTCctcatatattttatgacAACTACATAAAG ATGGACGAGAATTATAACATTAGGAATAGCAGGATAGGTGCCATATTTCATAATTACCCAAGTTCttataacaaaaatatagagacaattgaaaaaataaataatattattaaaaatagtaatatagagaatatatatttttattcagAAACGTATGTTTTATACCAACAAGCTATGAAATTTCTTAAAGAATTCAAAATtatgttctttttttatatattcatctatattatttctatatatatatttaataaaataggagtattaataatttttccatttttattatttaatagTTTAAGTATGTTATATTGtacttattttttttctattaatACTGATGCCATaacaattatattattaaaaataacTACTGCTATATCATTATCTAACTATCTATATTCCACTTTGTATTTTAAAGAAACACAAAATGGTACTCCTCATTTTGATAACACAATAAAGAAATCGTTAccatatttattatttctaatattat aTTTGATTAGCTTTAGTGCTGGAGATTATATTTCGAATGTCGTAAGGTTATATATCTTAATTCATGTTCTgttgtatattttatattctatTACCATATTTTGTATGCATAGaattatgaataaataa
- a CDS encoding putative ATP-dependent RNA helicase DDX5 has translation MRGFNYNNNNNNSNRYNAYPDYNNSYGNYQAYGQQYRANYGAGYVPNYNNNSNNYGKNLAPIDWKTINLVPFEKNFYKEHEDISKLSAKEVKEIRDKHKITILEGENVPKPVVSINKIGFPDYVIKSLKNNNIVAPTPIQIQGWPIALSGKDMIGKAETGSGKTLAFILPAFVHILAQPNLKYGDGPIVLVLAPTRELAEQIRQECIKFSSESKIRNTCAYGGVPKSGQIYALKQGVHILIACPGRLIDLLEQNVTNLMRVTYLVLDEADKMLDMGFELQIRKIVDQIRPDRQTLMWSATWPKEVQALARDLCKEQPIQVNVGSLTLTACRSIKQEIYLLEEHEKIGNLKSLLQRIFKDNDRIIVFVETKKNADFITKALRLDGMPALCIHGDKKQEERRWVLNEFKTGKSPIMIATDVASRGLDIKNVKYVINFDFPNQIEDYVHRIGRTGRAGSHGASFTFLTADKYRLAKDLVKILRESEQPVPPQLEKISYSMGNNQRRNPYYSSGRSNNVNNIPLRGNNRFY, from the exons ATGAGAGGATTTAATtacaacaacaataataataatagtaatagATATAATGCTTACCCAGATTATAATAACAGCTATGGAAACTATCAAGCTTATGGTCAACAGTATAGAGCGAATTATGGAGCAGGGTATGTTCctaattataataacaattCTAATAATTATGGTAAGAATTTAGCTCCAATTGATTGGAAGACTATAAATTTAGTTCCgtttgaaaaaaatttttataaagaaCATGAAGATATAAGTAAGTTATCAGCAAAAGAAGTTAAAGAAATTAGAGATAAACATAAGATTACAATATTAGAAGGTGAAAATGTACCAAAACCTGTAGTGtcaattaataaaataggATTTCCAGATTATGTTATAAAATccttaaaaaataataatattgtagCTCCAACACCTATACAAATACAAGGATGGCCTATTGCATTATCAGGAAAAGATATGATAGGTAAAGCAGAGACAGGAAGTGGAAAAACATTAGCTTTTATATTACCTGCatttgttcatattttaGCTCAACctaatttaaaatatggTGATGGTCCTATAGTTCTAGTATTAGCACCAACAAGAGAGCTAGCTGAACAAATACGCCAAGAATGTATCAAATTTTCCTCCGAATcaaaaataagaaatacATGTGCATATGGAGGTGTACCTAAAAGTGGACAAATATATGCTTTAAAACAAGGtgttcatattttaattgCATGCCCAGGACGTCTAATAGATTTATTAGAACAAAATGTAACAAACCTTATGAGGGTTACTTATCTAGTTTTAGATGAAGCTGATAAAATGTTAGATATGGGTTTTGAATTAcaaataagaaaaattgTTGATCAAATTAGACCTGATAGACAAACATTAATGTGGTCAGCTACATGGCCAAAAGAAGTACAAGCCTTGGCAAGAGATTTATGTAAAGAACAACCAATACAAGTAAATGTTGGCTCTTTGACATTAACTGCTTGCCGTAGTATTAAACAAGAAATATATCTTCTTGAG gAACATGAAAAAATCGGAAATTTGAAGTCTTTATTACAAAGAATCTTTAAAGATAATGATAGAATTATTGTATTTGTTGAAACAAAGAAAAATGCAGATTTTATTACAAAGGCGTTAAGGTTAGATGGTATGCCTGCTTTATGTATACATGGAGATAAAAAACAAGAAGAAAGAAGGTGGGTATTGAATGAATTTAAAACTGGTAAGAGTCCTATTATGATTGCAACTGATGTAGCTTCAAGAGGAttagatataaaaaatgttaaatATGTTATCAATTTTGATTTTCCTAATCAAATTGAAGATTATGTACATAGAATTGGAAGAACAGGAAGAGCAGGTTCTCATGGTGCATcttttacatttttaacAGCAGATAAATATAGACTTGCAAAGGATTTAGTTAAAATATTAAGAGAATCTGAACAACCAGTACCACCAcaattagaaaaaatatcTTATTCTATGGGAAATAATCAAAGAAGAAACCCTTATTATAGTTCTGGGCGTTCAAAcaatgtaaataatataccATTAAGAGGAAATAACAGATTCTactaa
- a CDS encoding hypothetical protein (conserved Plasmodium protein, unknown function), with protein MESEKKKPFNKVDKTIVPFHNTILLNIIESVWNLLNVEKESSIDLLNEQIYTFLNKKAKVIFEKKILPHFITNARNEKILENILFEKRINIRNKTHKNINELKRITNENDLDLLIKTNQRIHSKYHMDRKKCRDILLISKPAFFKIITNIVCNNKKIITSSNLYNNTIYKTLLYILKNTNKEINKNKIYENIQKTKHFIKNDYLLKEDYDHINNSYTLNDIIHNSIIQLSKGKSLHYKHDGGKNNKQIIDYLDKNNLIKYKKEKRNISTTHIHERRTLYNDPVYILKKFLERDRNILKYEDMWKDINQYTFQPNIHKYIDIEYNKEINKKIKKKEKEQIKDSQLNIKNIFKNNEHVVYNNVFTYMHNDEFSSLEKNEKKKISDEKYLELVYQIYGTHQANNNVRTIRKKSYNESKPIHRINRYISRNNKILNNDALNNNVLNYSSLGIPKEKLINSVHNNYGKKKKWQNELRNGYDRKNFNFSLHDEQQIKKECDERKKRINSYDWNKHIRLYERGLKTKVIQNYELYNNIISTNMNNTNKYISTNINEYDNYYKASNNTFKIKNNNFDTINMCPLTISYNSIPTPKVVTIKSKEHDILDNIKKEILSLPKSVQLL; from the exons atggaaagtgaaaaaaaaaaacctTTTAACAAGGTAGATAAAACAATTGTTCCTTTTCATAATACAATccttttaaatataatagaaAGTGTGTGGAATCTTTTAAATGTAGAAAAAGAAAGTTCTATTGATTTGTTGAACgaacaaatatatacattCCTAAATAAAAAAGCGAAAGTcatatttgaaaaaaagaTACTACCACATTTTATTACAAATGCTCGCAATGAAAAGATACtggaaaatatattatttgaaaaaagaattaacataagaaataaaacacataaaaatattaatgaattaaaaagaattacaaatgaaaatgatttggatttattaataaaaacCAATCAAAGGATACACAGCAAATATCATATGGATCGGAAAAAATGTAGAGATATACTTTTAATATCCAAACCAgcattttttaaaataatcaCAAATATTGTATgtaacaataaaaaaataataacatcatcaaatttatataataatacaatatataaaactcttttgtatattctaaaaaatacaaataaagaaataaataaaaataaaatttatgaaaatatacaaaaaaccaaacattttattaaaaatgattattTGTTGAAAGAAGATTAtgatcatataaataattcatacaccttaaatgatataatacataattCCATAATACAATTATCAAAGGGGAAAAGTTTACATTACAAACATGATGGtggaaaaaataataagcAAATAATAGATTATTTAGATAAGAATAATTTaatcaaatataaaaaggaaaaaagaaatatatcAACTACACATATACATGAAAGGAgaacattatataatgatcctgtatatattttaaaaaaatttttagAAAGAGATAGaaacatattaaaatatgaagaTATGTGGAAAGATATCAATCAATATACATTTCAACcaaatattcataaatatatagatatagaatataataaggaaataaataaaaaaattaaaaaaaaagaaaaggaaCAAATAAAGGACTCACAattgaatataaaaaatatttttaaaaataatgaacacgtcgtatataataatgtcTTTACATATATGCATAATGATGAATTTAGTTCacttgaaaaaaatgaaaaaaaaaaaataagtgatgaaaaatatttggAATTGGTATATCAAATTTATGGTACTCATCAG gcaaataataatgtaagAACCATAAGGAAAAAATCGTATAATGAATCAAAACCCATACATAGAATAAACAGATATATTTCAcgaaataataaaatattaaataatgatgctttaaataataatgttttaAATTATTCCTCATTGGGAATTCCAAAAGAAAAACTTATTAACAGCgttcataataattatggaaaaaaaaaaaaatggcAAAATGAACTTCGAAATGGATATGATAGAAAGAATTTTAATTTCTCTCTACATGATGAACAACAAATAAAGAAAGAATGTgatgaaagaaaaaaaagaataaattCTTACGACTGGAATAAACATATAAGGTTATATGAACGAGGTTTAAAAACGAAAGTCATACAAAattatgaattatataataatattatatcaacaaatatgaataatacaaataaatatatatcaacaaatataaatgaatatgacaattattataaggcatcaaataatacattcaaaataaaaaataataattttgataCGATAAATATGTGCCCTCTTAcaatatcatataatagTATACCTACTCCAAAAGTAGTTACAATAAAATCAAAAGAACATGATATtttagataatataaaaaaggaaatattatcattacCCAAGTCAGTTCAActcttataa